In Campylobacter vulpis, a genomic segment contains:
- a CDS encoding IMPACT family protein → MQTISSLYTAHYEIKKSLFIAHLSPFNEFKNLLSALKKEHSKAVHFVWAYRFLNENHQIVEDKSDDGEPKNTSALPCLNVLRGKELVNVSVIVVRYFGGIKLGTGGLVRAYGEAVNLAVKEAILEPFELKEGVEFSLDFKTSSKMEHFLKKNNIAFQREFKETHIIFKLELSQKEKAEFESFSKTFSPQAFKILS, encoded by the coding sequence TTGCAAACCATATCTTCACTTTACACAGCACACTATGAGATTAAAAAATCGCTCTTCATAGCACATCTTAGCCCCTTTAATGAATTTAAAAATTTGCTTAGTGCCTTAAAAAAAGAGCATAGTAAAGCCGTGCATTTTGTATGGGCGTATCGCTTTTTAAATGAAAATCATCAAATCGTAGAGGATAAAAGCGATGATGGTGAGCCTAAAAACACTTCCGCGCTGCCTTGTCTTAATGTGCTAAGGGGCAAGGAGCTTGTTAATGTTAGTGTCATTGTAGTGCGATATTTTGGAGGCATTAAGCTTGGCACGGGAGGGCTTGTAAGAGCTTACGGCGAGGCGGTAAATTTGGCAGTAAAAGAAGCGATTTTAGAGCCTTTTGAGCTTAAAGAGGGGGTTGAATTTAGTCTTGATTTTAAAACTTCTTCCAAGATGGAGCATTTTTTAAAGAAAAATAATATCGCCTTTCAAAGGGAATTTAAGGAAACTCACATCATCTTTAAGCTTGAATTAAGTCAAAAAGAAAAAGCGGAATTTGAAAGCTTTTCAAAGACTTTCAGTCCGCAAGCTTTCAAGATCTTATCATAA
- a CDS encoding ABC-F family ATP-binding cassette domain-containing protein: MVEVKNLTMRFANQLLFENVNLKLVRGQRYGLIGANGAGKSTFLKILSKELEASSGEVCFDEGLRVAVLGQDQFAFENYTIKDAVMCANKRLYEALKEKEKLYLSEEFTDEINERLGELEMITAEEDPNYDCETRCEKILSSLKIKDFNALMSSLQSADKFKVLLAQVLFLGADVLFLDEPTNNLDLEAISWLENELLRHEGTLVVISHDRHFLNKICTRILDVDFKQIRDFAGNYDEWYMASTLLAKQAELKRDKTLKEREELENFIRRFSANASKAKQATSRAKALEKLELEEIKISSRRDPSIVFRPMREIGNEVLEFKGISKAYDKALFSNLELKIEKGDKIALIGANGVGKSTLAKIIAGALKADSGLVHLGATIELGYFPQDTSNIICENLKLYEWLMSEKFKDLDEIRKCLGRMLFSGTEQEKSAGSLSGGEKHRLMLSRLMLERGNFLLLDEPDNHLDLESIIALGEALYRFKGVVLCITHDRELVSAFANRIWHLDGGKLRDFHGTYEEFLGENNG, encoded by the coding sequence ATGGTTGAGGTTAAAAATCTTACTATGCGTTTTGCAAATCAGCTTTTATTTGAAAATGTGAATTTAAAGCTTGTTAGAGGGCAGAGATATGGACTTATCGGGGCAAATGGAGCGGGTAAATCGACCTTTTTAAAAATCCTCTCAAAAGAGCTTGAAGCAAGTAGTGGGGAAGTTTGCTTTGATGAGGGCTTAAGAGTGGCAGTTTTAGGGCAAGACCAATTCGCCTTTGAAAATTACACCATAAAAGATGCGGTAATGTGTGCTAATAAAAGGCTTTACGAGGCTTTAAAAGAAAAAGAAAAGCTTTATTTAAGTGAGGAATTTACAGATGAGATAAATGAGCGTTTAGGGGAACTTGAGATGATAACAGCCGAAGAAGACCCCAATTATGACTGCGAAACGAGGTGTGAGAAGATTTTAAGCTCTTTAAAAATCAAGGATTTTAACGCACTTATGAGTAGTTTGCAAAGTGCGGATAAATTTAAGGTTTTATTAGCACAGGTGCTGTTTTTAGGTGCTGATGTGCTTTTTTTGGACGAGCCGACAAATAACCTTGACTTAGAGGCGATTTCTTGGCTTGAAAATGAGCTTTTACGCCACGAGGGAACGCTTGTAGTCATTAGCCATGATAGGCATTTTTTAAACAAAATTTGCACGCGAATTTTAGATGTGGATTTTAAACAAATTCGCGATTTTGCGGGTAATTATGATGAGTGGTATATGGCTTCTACGCTTTTGGCAAAACAAGCCGAACTCAAGCGTGATAAGACTTTAAAAGAGCGTGAGGAGCTAGAAAATTTCATACGCCGTTTTTCTGCAAATGCTTCAAAGGCAAAGCAAGCCACATCTAGGGCGAAGGCTTTGGAAAAATTAGAGTTAGAGGAGATTAAAATCTCAAGCAGACGCGACCCTAGCATAGTCTTTCGTCCTATGCGTGAAATAGGGAACGAGGTGCTGGAATTTAAGGGCATTAGCAAGGCTTATGATAAGGCTTTGTTTTCAAATTTGGAGCTTAAAATAGAAAAGGGGGATAAAATCGCCCTTATCGGTGCAAACGGCGTGGGTAAAAGCACTTTGGCTAAAATCATCGCCGGGGCGTTAAAGGCTGATAGTGGCTTGGTGCATTTGGGTGCGACCATAGAACTTGGCTATTTTCCGCAGGATACAAGTAATATCATTTGTGAAAATTTGAAACTTTACGAATGGCTGATGAGTGAAAAATTTAAAGACCTAGATGAAATTCGCAAGTGTTTAGGTAGAATGCTTTTTAGTGGCACGGAGCAGGAAAAAAGTGCGGGGAGTTTAAGTGGGGGTGAGAAGCACAGATTAATGCTCTCTCGCCTTATGCTAGAGCGGGGGAATTTCTTGCTTTTGGACGAGCCTGATAATCATCTTGATTTAGAAAGCATTATTGCTTTGGGCGAGGCTTTGTATCGTTTTAAGGGGGTGGTGCTTTGTATCACGCACGATAGGGAGCTAGTGAGTGCTTTTGCGAATCGCATTTGGCATTTAGACGGAGGAAAGTTGCGTGATTTTCACGGGACTTATGAGGAATTTTTAGGAGAGAATAATGGCTAA
- a CDS encoding transcriptional regulator yields MAKKSKRDMAYHLGVDVSTLYNWRKYKPNLYRIVMLGFKFDELVETHKKNYEELLTLEQSIEEELEKFR; encoded by the coding sequence ATGGCGAAAAAAAGCAAACGCGATATGGCGTATCATTTGGGTGTTGATGTTAGCACTTTATATAATTGGAGAAAATACAAGCCAAACCTTTATCGTATCGTAATGCTAGGCTTTAAATTTGATGAATTAGTAGAAACACATAAGAAAAATTACGAAGAGCTTTTAACGCTAGAACAAAGCATAGAAGAGGAGCTTGAAAAATTCCGCTAA
- a CDS encoding glycosyltransferase family 2 protein, with the protein MKNVSIIVPFFNVEKYFRECLESLVNQDYENIQFILIDDESTDKSLNIAKEFAQKDSRICILSQKNAGQATARNLGLDFLESKLKFDFKGDEGGLCAFVGEGFKAWQNAEFEFKNTDYLLFVDSDDVVEKSFVSECLKAIKDADVLWFNYDFLCEIALKKIPKSQMELFDLSEGIISAKKWLEVAKTKPLFWLTWQGMIDFKFLQKIKLRFVNGAIYEDNCFGVLLFSMAKKIAICKKKLYHYRLRANSTMNPEKRELSRHSYLYELYLAVGEDFEALKTQQWAKSWVLSAMYMSEFEGFEGEFREHFMPIFLDRAVACLFLEKDPLNLRQKLEVLNEEFERYILSGAECVRHEKAYKLGFIFLQNYKSFGGLKRLFKELKKGALECEREWREFAKNKVKFHFLRFDEDKNNIEILKIKRHYSYKVGKIMSFFEKFLN; encoded by the coding sequence ATGAAAAATGTTTCCATTATCGTGCCGTTTTTTAATGTTGAAAAGTATTTTAGAGAGTGCTTAGAAAGCCTTGTAAATCAAGATTATGAAAATATACAATTCATCTTAATCGACGATGAAAGCACGGATAAAAGCTTAAATATAGCTAAAGAATTCGCACAAAAAGATAGTCGCATTTGCATTTTAAGTCAGAAAAATGCCGGACAAGCGACGGCTAGGAATTTAGGACTTGACTTTTTAGAGAGTAAATTAAAATTTGATTTTAAGGGCGATGAGGGGGGGCTGTGTGCGTTTGTTGGGGAGGGTTTTAAAGCGTGGCAAAATGCCGAATTTGAGTTTAAAAACACAGATTATTTACTCTTTGTCGATAGCGATGATGTAGTTGAAAAAAGCTTTGTGAGTGAGTGCTTAAAAGCCATTAAAGACGCTGATGTGCTGTGGTTTAACTATGATTTTTTATGCGAAATTGCTCTAAAAAAAATTCCCAAAAGTCAAATGGAGCTTTTTGATTTGAGTGAGGGCATCATCAGTGCTAAAAAATGGCTTGAAGTAGCGAAAACTAAGCCTTTGTTTTGGCTGACTTGGCAGGGTATGATAGACTTTAAATTCTTGCAAAAAATTAAACTTCGCTTTGTAAATGGAGCGATTTATGAGGATAATTGCTTTGGGGTGTTGCTTTTTTCGATGGCTAAAAAAATTGCCATTTGTAAGAAAAAGCTTTATCATTATAGACTGCGTGCAAATTCTACTATGAACCCTGAAAAAAGGGAGCTTTCAAGGCATTCTTATCTTTATGAGCTTTATTTGGCTGTGGGGGAGGATTTTGAGGCGTTAAAAACACAGCAATGGGCTAAAAGTTGGGTTTTGAGTGCGATGTATATGAGTGAGTTTGAGGGCTTTGAGGGGGAATTTAGGGAGCATTTTATGCCTATTTTTTTGGATAGGGCGGTGGCGTGTTTATTTTTGGAAAAAGACCCTTTAAATTTAAGGCAAAAACTTGAGGTTTTGAACGAGGAATTTGAGCGTTATATTTTAAGTGGGGCGGAGTGTGTGAGGCACGAAAAAGCTTATAAGCTTGGTTTTATTTTCTTGCAAAATTATAAGAGTTTTGGGGGACTTAAAAGGCTTTTTAAAGAACTTAAAAAGGGTGCTTTGGAGTGCGAAAGAGAGTGGAGGGAATTTGCGAAAAATAAGGTTAAATTTCATTTTTTGCGTTTTGATGAGGATAAAAATAATATAGAAATTTTGAAAATTAAAAGGCATTATTCATATAAAGTGGGTAAAATTATGAGTTTTTTTGAAAAATTTTTAAATTGA